In one Trichosurus vulpecula isolate mTriVul1 chromosome 8, mTriVul1.pri, whole genome shotgun sequence genomic region, the following are encoded:
- the LOC118828301 gene encoding cytochrome P450 2C19-like → MDPSVAIALGLLLCISCLLHISSWRTGFGRGKLPPGPIPLPIIGNILQVDLKNIPESLCMIAKKYGPVFTLKLGVERVVVLHGYQAVKEALIDHGDKFADRAQKLTFNLVNQGSGIIVSNGETWKQIRRFSLMTLRNFGMGKKSIEERVQEEARHLVEELKKTKGLPCDPTFTLGCAPCNVICSVIFQKHFEYKDQKFIFLMKILNENIKIISSPWFQVYNSFPSLARYLPGSHHKAIKNMHSLRKFILEEVKEHQTTLDPSNPQDFIDCFLIKMEQEKQQPQSEFPIDNLVRTAVDLFAAGTETTSTTLRYGLLLLLKHPEITGKMHEEIDRVIGRNRSPCMEDRNKMPYTNAVIHEIQRYIDLVPTSVPHAVSEDVQFRQYLIPKGTTIIPLLSSVLYDEEEFPNPHKFDPGHFLDESGKFKKSDYFMPFSAGKRICVGESLARMELFLFFTTILQNFTLKSLIDPKDIDTSPIYSGFTKIPSFYELCFLPYKNM, encoded by the exons ATGGATCCATCTGTGGCCATTGCCCTTGGCTTACTGCTCTGTATCTCATGTCTGCTTCATATTTCATCTTGGAGAACGGGCTTTGGAAGAGGAAAGCTTCCACCTGGTCCTATTCCTCTTCCCATTATTGGCAATATACTGCAGGTGGACCTTAAGAATATCCCTGAATCTCTTTGCATG ATAGCAAAAAAATATGGCCCAGTGTTCACTCTGAAGTTGGGTGTTGAGCGTGTTGTGGTGTTACATGGGTACCAGGCAGTGAAAGAAGCTCTGATTGATCATGGGGACAAGTTTGCTGACAGAGCACAGAAACTGACTTTCAATTTGGTGAACCAAGGATCAG GCATTATTGTAAGCAATGGAGAGACATGGAAGCAAATCCGGCGCTTCTCCCTCATGACCCTGAGGAATTttgggatggggaagaagagCATTGAAGAGCGAGTCCAAGAAGAGGCCAGGCATCTTGTGgaggagttaaaaaaaacaaaag gaTTGCCATGTGACCCCACATTCACCCTCGGGTGTGCTCCCTGCAATGTAATCTGCTCTGTCATATTCCAGAAACATTTTGAATATAAAGAccagaagtttatatttttaatgaagattttaaatgaaaatatcaagATCATAAGTTCCCCGTGGTTTCAG GTCTAcaattcttttccatctctaGCACGTTATCTCCCTGGATCTCATCACAAAGCAATTAAAAATATGCATTCACTACGTAAATTTATTTTGGAGGAAGTGAAGGAACACCAAACGACACTGGACCCCAGTAATCCTCAGGACTTCATTGACTGTTTCCTGATCAAAATGGAGCAG GAAAAGCAACAACCGCAGTCTGAATTTCCCATTGACAACTTGGTCCGTACTGCTGTTGATCTATTTGCTGCAGGAACAGAGACAACAAGCACCACCTTGAGATATGGACTCCTGCTTCTCCTGAAACACCCTGAGATAACAG GAAAAATGCATGAAGAGATTGATCGTGTGATTGGCCGAAATCGAAGTCCCTGCATGGAGGACAGAAACAAAATGCCTTACACCAATGCTGTGATACACGAGATCCAGCGCTACATTGACCTGGTTCCCACCAGTGTACCCCATGCAGTATCAGAAGATGTTCAATTTAGACAATATCTTATCCCAAAG GGTACCACTATAATACCATTATTGTCTTCTGTTCTCTATGATGAAGAAGAGTTCCCCAATCCACACAAGTTTGACCCAGGACACTTCCTAGATGAAAGTGGCAAGTTTAAAAAGAGTGACTATTTTATGCCTTTTTCAGCAG GAAAACGGATATGTGTTGGCGAGAGCCTGGCTCGGAtggaattatttctgttttttactaCCATCTTGCAGAATTTTACCTTGAAATCTCTCATTGACCCAAAAGATATTGATACCTCCCCAATTTACAGTGGATTTACCAAAATACCCTCCTTCTATGAGCTCTGCTTTCTACCTTACAAAAACATGTGA